From the Streptomyces nigrescens genome, one window contains:
- a CDS encoding acyl-CoA dehydrogenase gives MGIGITQDQRDLAEAAGGWAARAVPPEAVRKLLDTAPARTGRPAYWDQLAAQGLLGLHLPEADGGGGGELLDLAVVLEELGRAAFPGPCLPTTLAAALLHRGGAPALVRALATGARIGAVALGTGSLTAVESPDGYVLDGTAPPVLSGADADLIVLAAEVAGEAGLTGEAEGAGGAKGAADGAVRDGGGGRRAGETVWLAVDAGALTVRVQESADPTRPTAEVRAHGVPVPAERRLAVDSDLVRDLAGVLWAAESCGTASWALHTAAEHAAVREQFGRPIGQFQAVKHLCADMLVRYEQAAALVWDAARALHEPPAVRGLVAALATATALDAAVSCAKDCIQILGGIGFTWEHDAHLHLRRATVARQLLGSGDTHRLRAARYAADGARRPLHLELPADAAEFRAEARTVIDGVRGLDPAAVRRTLAPTGYAAPHLPTPYGLGAGPVQQLAIQQELAAADVRISDLGIATWVVPSLIAHGTPEQQERCLLPSLRGDLLWCQLFSEPEAGSDLASLRTRAERTADGGWRINGQKVWTSAAQWASHGILLARTDPDAPKHKGLTFFLVDMKTPGIDTRPLKEITGESLFNEVYFDDVLLPADAVVGEVDNGWKVARTTLDNERVHMADQLTFDTGLTALLDRAAELDGSVRARVGALAAEAHALGCIGLRTTLQQVSGLEPGAGASIRKLVQTPHQQKVAELALELLGPDGAVREGAGERALHGFLMSRCLTIAGGTTQVQLNVVAERLLGLPRDPEPRPLI, from the coding sequence ATGGGCATCGGAATCACGCAAGACCAACGTGACCTGGCCGAGGCGGCGGGCGGCTGGGCCGCGCGGGCGGTGCCGCCCGAAGCGGTGCGCAAGCTGCTCGACACCGCGCCCGCGCGCACCGGGCGGCCCGCGTACTGGGACCAGCTCGCGGCCCAGGGCCTGCTCGGGCTCCATCTCCCCGAGGCCGACGGAGGCGGGGGCGGTGAACTGCTCGACCTCGCCGTCGTGCTGGAGGAACTGGGCCGCGCCGCCTTCCCCGGGCCCTGTCTGCCCACCACCCTCGCCGCCGCACTCCTGCACCGCGGCGGCGCCCCGGCCCTCGTACGGGCCCTCGCCACCGGCGCACGCATCGGCGCCGTCGCACTCGGCACGGGCTCGCTCACCGCCGTCGAAAGCCCCGACGGCTATGTCCTGGACGGCACCGCGCCCCCGGTCCTGTCCGGCGCCGACGCGGATCTGATCGTGCTGGCCGCGGAGGTTGCCGGGGAAGCGGGGCTCACCGGGGAAGCGGAGGGTGCCGGGGGAGCGAAGGGCGCCGCGGACGGGGCGGTGCGCGACGGCGGAGGCGGGCGACGGGCGGGGGAGACGGTCTGGCTCGCGGTCGACGCCGGGGCGCTGACCGTACGCGTCCAGGAGAGCGCCGACCCCACCAGGCCGACCGCCGAAGTGCGCGCGCACGGAGTCCCGGTGCCCGCCGAGCGGCGGCTCGCCGTCGACAGCGACCTGGTCCGCGACCTGGCCGGGGTGCTGTGGGCCGCCGAGAGCTGCGGCACGGCTTCCTGGGCGCTGCACACCGCCGCCGAACACGCCGCGGTCCGCGAACAGTTCGGCCGTCCCATCGGCCAGTTCCAGGCGGTCAAACACCTCTGCGCCGACATGCTCGTGCGCTACGAGCAGGCCGCTGCCCTGGTCTGGGACGCGGCCCGCGCGCTGCACGAGCCGCCCGCGGTCCGCGGACTGGTCGCGGCGCTGGCCACCGCGACCGCCCTGGACGCCGCCGTCAGCTGTGCCAAGGACTGCATCCAGATCCTCGGCGGCATCGGCTTCACCTGGGAACACGACGCCCACCTCCATCTGCGGCGGGCGACGGTCGCCCGCCAGCTGCTCGGCAGCGGCGACACCCACCGGCTGCGGGCCGCCCGGTATGCCGCCGACGGCGCCCGGCGCCCGCTGCACCTCGAACTCCCCGCCGACGCAGCGGAGTTCCGGGCCGAGGCCCGCACGGTCATCGACGGCGTCCGCGGCCTCGACCCCGCGGCCGTACGCCGCACACTGGCCCCCACCGGCTACGCCGCACCGCACCTCCCCACGCCCTACGGACTGGGCGCCGGCCCCGTACAACAGCTCGCGATCCAGCAGGAGCTGGCGGCCGCCGACGTCCGGATCAGCGATCTGGGCATCGCCACCTGGGTCGTCCCCTCACTGATCGCCCACGGCACCCCGGAGCAGCAGGAGCGCTGTCTGCTGCCGTCGCTGCGCGGTGATCTGCTCTGGTGCCAGCTGTTTTCCGAACCCGAGGCCGGCTCGGACCTGGCCTCCCTGCGGACCCGCGCCGAGCGGACGGCGGACGGCGGCTGGCGGATCAACGGCCAGAAGGTGTGGACCTCGGCCGCCCAGTGGGCGAGCCACGGCATCCTGCTGGCCCGCACCGACCCGGACGCGCCCAAACACAAGGGGCTGACCTTCTTCCTCGTCGACATGAAGACCCCGGGCATCGACACCCGTCCGCTGAAGGAGATCACCGGCGAGTCGCTCTTCAACGAGGTCTACTTCGACGATGTGCTGCTGCCGGCCGACGCGGTGGTCGGCGAGGTCGACAACGGCTGGAAGGTGGCCCGCACCACCCTGGACAACGAACGCGTCCACATGGCCGACCAGTTGACCTTCGACACCGGTCTGACGGCGCTGCTGGACCGCGCCGCCGAGCTGGACGGATCGGTGCGGGCGCGGGTGGGCGCGCTGGCCGCCGAGGCGCACGCGCTGGGCTGCATCGGGCTGCGCACCACGCTCCAGCAGGTGTCGGGGCTGGAGCCGGGAGCCGGTGCCAGCATCCGCAAGCTGGTGCAGACCCCGCACCAGCAGAAGGTCGCCGAGCTGGCGCTGGAGCTGCTCGGCCCGGACGGCGCGGTGCGCGAAGGCGCCGGCGAACGGGCGCTGCACGGCTTCCTGATGTCGCGCTGTCTGACCATCGCCGGCGGCACCACCCAGGTGCAGCTCAATGTCGTCGCGGAGCGGCTGCTCGGTCTGCCCCGCGACCCGGAGCCGCGCCCCCTGATCTGA
- a CDS encoding ABC transporter permease, whose amino-acid sequence MLDYIRLEVRRTLRDRGYVIFGIGMPVLMYLLMTNIGVGPGGADPEWKIASMVGMAAYGALNAAIGTGTGVAEDKQLGWLRQLRITPLSPLRVVVGRGLTGSVTVLPALASVLLVGALVNDVRMPAWQWGALAGLLWIGTAPFTLLGLGNGYRMSAQSTGVVNTGCVLLLSIIGGLWFPPELFPDWLRSLSLWTPGNRFAELGRSITHDSAPGLAAVAVLGVWLALFGGYAVYAYRRAARMV is encoded by the coding sequence ATGCTCGACTACATCCGTCTCGAAGTCCGCCGCACCCTCCGCGACCGGGGCTATGTCATCTTCGGTATCGGGATGCCGGTGCTGATGTATCTGCTGATGACCAACATCGGCGTCGGGCCGGGCGGCGCCGACCCGGAGTGGAAGATCGCTTCGATGGTCGGCATGGCCGCATATGGCGCGCTGAACGCGGCGATCGGCACGGGCACCGGTGTCGCCGAGGACAAGCAGCTGGGCTGGCTGCGCCAGCTGCGCATCACCCCGCTGAGCCCTCTGCGGGTGGTGGTGGGCCGCGGGCTGACCGGCTCGGTGACGGTGCTGCCGGCCCTGGCCTCCGTACTGCTGGTGGGCGCGCTGGTCAACGACGTCCGGATGCCGGCCTGGCAGTGGGGCGCCCTGGCCGGGCTGCTGTGGATCGGCACCGCCCCGTTCACCCTGCTCGGCCTCGGCAACGGCTACCGCATGTCCGCGCAGTCCACCGGCGTGGTCAACACGGGCTGTGTGCTGCTGCTGTCGATCATCGGCGGTCTGTGGTTCCCGCCCGAGCTGTTCCCCGACTGGCTGCGCTCACTGTCCTTGTGGACGCCGGGCAACCGCTTCGCCGAACTCGGCCGGAGCATCACCCACGACAGCGCACCGGGCCTGGCCGCAGTGGCGGTGCTGGGCGTCTGGCTGGCACTCTTCGGCGGATACGCGGTGTACGCGTACCGTCGGGCCGCACGCATGGTGTGA
- a CDS encoding N-acetylmuramoyl-L-alanine amidase: protein MSNGSSLPPHRRLRGTLLVVLASVVVAGLGGWLVWHASGRDGGPRAGQPAPSDPTESATGRGGSHTPGGKGSKDHGPRAGLKGKVVVLDPGHNPHNGEHGREIARQVDIGNARKECDTTGTATNDGYAEASFTLDVVRRARTLLQEQGAKVVLTQDGDRPYGPCVDERAEIGNKAHADAALSLHADGSGAGNRGFHVILPARVTDGPADTAAIVGPSRQLGERLAGRFRAVTGSAASNYIGGGTGLDKRSDLGGLNLSTVPKVFLECGNMRDPKDAAQLTDADWRQKAARGITEGITDFLTR, encoded by the coding sequence GTGTCGAACGGCAGTTCTCTCCCCCCGCACCGCCGCCTGCGCGGCACCCTCCTCGTCGTGCTGGCCTCCGTGGTGGTCGCCGGCCTGGGCGGCTGGCTGGTCTGGCACGCGTCGGGCCGCGACGGCGGGCCAAGAGCCGGGCAGCCCGCACCGAGCGACCCGACGGAAAGCGCCACCGGCCGCGGCGGCAGCCACACCCCGGGCGGCAAGGGCTCCAAGGACCACGGCCCGCGCGCCGGCCTGAAGGGCAAGGTCGTGGTGCTCGACCCCGGCCACAATCCGCACAACGGCGAGCACGGCCGGGAGATCGCCCGGCAGGTGGACATCGGCAACGCCCGCAAGGAGTGCGACACCACCGGCACCGCCACCAACGACGGTTACGCCGAGGCGTCCTTCACCCTGGACGTCGTCCGCCGGGCCCGCACGCTCCTCCAGGAGCAGGGCGCCAAGGTCGTCCTGACCCAGGACGGCGACCGCCCCTACGGGCCGTGTGTGGACGAACGGGCCGAGATCGGGAACAAGGCGCACGCCGATGCCGCGCTGTCCCTCCACGCCGACGGTTCGGGGGCCGGCAACCGCGGCTTCCATGTCATCCTGCCCGCGCGTGTCACGGACGGCCCGGCCGACACCGCCGCGATCGTCGGGCCCTCGCGCCAGTTGGGCGAGCGGCTGGCCGGCCGGTTCCGCGCGGTCACCGGAAGTGCGGCGTCCAATTACATCGGCGGCGGCACCGGACTCGACAAGCGCTCCGATCTCGGCGGCCTCAACCTCTCCACGGTGCCGAAGGTGTTCCTGGAGTGCGGCAATATGCGCGACCCGAAGGACGCCGCGCAATTGACCGACGCCGACTGGCGGCAAAAAGCGGCCCGCGGGATCACCGAGGGCATTACGGACTTCTTGACACGCTGA
- a CDS encoding MFS transporter produces MVGMPPIATPATLTESARRRAAPPAWLVMLLVCSGQFLVILDVSVVNVALPAMRTGLGLSELGLQWIVNAYVITFAGFMLLGGRAADLFGRKRIFVLGLALFTVASLGGGLAQEPWQLIAARTVQGIGAAVLSPATLTILTTSFPAGPARTRAIATWTAVGAGGGAVGGLVGGTLTEFLSWRWVLLINVPVGALVLGGAVLWLTESRQGAGRRLDVPGALLVTAGLGLVAYGIVQTETDGWASLSALLPLAAGLVVVAAFLAVEARAKAPLMPLGLFRLRSVSSANGAMVLAGAAMFSMWYFLSLYVQNVLGYRPLEAGLSFIPHSLSIVLGSKIAPRLMNHLGAKPLAIAGAVMSACGMVWQGTMDVDGTYLGTILGPGILMALGAGLTATPIASIATSGADPADQGLVSGLMNTSRQMGGALGLSVLSTVAAARIEAGDGLKALADGYGLAFQVGSVVLLGSILLMLVALPQRRADAAHG; encoded by the coding sequence ATGGTCGGCATGCCGCCGATAGCCACCCCCGCCACCCTGACCGAGAGCGCGCGCCGGAGGGCGGCCCCGCCGGCCTGGCTGGTGATGCTGTTGGTCTGCTCCGGGCAGTTCCTGGTCATCCTGGACGTCTCCGTCGTGAATGTGGCGCTGCCCGCCATGCGGACCGGTCTGGGCCTGAGCGAGCTGGGTCTGCAGTGGATCGTCAACGCCTACGTCATCACCTTCGCGGGCTTCATGCTGCTCGGTGGCCGGGCCGCCGACCTCTTCGGTCGTAAGCGGATCTTCGTCCTGGGGCTGGCGCTGTTCACGGTCGCGAGCCTGGGGGGCGGGCTGGCGCAGGAGCCCTGGCAGCTGATCGCGGCCCGTACGGTCCAGGGCATCGGCGCGGCCGTGCTCTCGCCCGCCACCCTCACCATCCTGACCACGTCGTTCCCGGCAGGACCGGCCCGTACCCGCGCCATCGCCACCTGGACGGCGGTCGGCGCCGGCGGCGGTGCGGTGGGCGGTCTGGTGGGCGGGACGCTCACCGAATTCCTGTCGTGGCGCTGGGTGTTGCTGATCAATGTGCCGGTCGGGGCGCTGGTGCTGGGCGGCGCGGTGCTGTGGCTCACCGAGAGCCGGCAGGGGGCCGGACGGCGGCTCGATGTGCCCGGCGCGCTGCTGGTGACGGCCGGGCTCGGGCTGGTGGCCTACGGGATCGTGCAGACCGAGACGGACGGCTGGGCGTCGCTGTCCGCGCTGCTGCCGCTGGCCGCCGGGCTGGTCGTGGTCGCGGCCTTCCTCGCCGTCGAGGCGCGCGCCAAGGCACCGCTGATGCCGCTGGGGCTCTTCCGGCTGCGCTCGGTCTCCTCGGCGAACGGGGCGATGGTGCTGGCCGGCGCCGCGATGTTCTCCATGTGGTACTTCCTGTCCCTCTATGTGCAGAACGTGCTGGGCTACCGGCCGCTGGAGGCCGGGCTCTCCTTCATCCCGCACTCGCTCTCCATCGTCCTGGGCTCCAAGATCGCGCCCCGGCTGATGAACCATCTGGGCGCCAAGCCGCTGGCCATCGCCGGTGCGGTGATGTCCGCGTGCGGCATGGTCTGGCAGGGCACGATGGACGTCGACGGCACCTACCTCGGCACGATCCTCGGCCCGGGCATCCTGATGGCGCTGGGCGCGGGCCTGACCGCGACGCCGATCGCCTCCATCGCGACCTCCGGGGCCGACCCCGCCGACCAGGGCCTGGTCTCCGGCCTGATGAATACCTCCCGTCAAATGGGCGGCGCGCTGGGCCTGTCGGTCCTGTCCACCGTTGCCGCGGCCCGGATCGAGGCGGGCGACGGCCTGAAGGCCCTGGCGGACGGCTACGGACTGGCCTTCCAGGTCGGCTCGGTGGTCCTGCTCGGCAGCATCCTGCTGATGCTCGTCGCACTGCCGCAGCGACGGGCGGACGCGGCGCACGGCTGA
- a CDS encoding class I SAM-dependent methyltransferase, which yields MPAPTAPTAPQPEILAAFEAAKGFMPVDEGLALYAAAAEAATLGLPLVEVGTYCGRSTILLADAARTAGVPAVTVDHHRGSEEQQPGWEYHDPTVVDPEVGRMDTLPTFRRTLHAAGLEEHVIALVGRSPQAAAVWQAPVGLVFIDGGHTDEHATADYEGWAPHLAPDGLLVIHDVFADPADGGQAPYRIYRRALESGAFTEISSHRSLHVLRRTGTGI from the coding sequence ATGCCCGCTCCCACGGCTCCGACCGCTCCGCAGCCGGAGATACTCGCCGCTTTCGAGGCGGCGAAGGGCTTCATGCCCGTGGACGAGGGCCTCGCCCTGTACGCGGCGGCGGCCGAGGCGGCGACGCTCGGGCTGCCGCTGGTGGAGGTCGGCACCTACTGCGGCCGGTCCACGATCCTGCTCGCCGACGCCGCGCGCACCGCCGGGGTCCCCGCCGTCACCGTCGACCACCACCGGGGCAGCGAGGAGCAGCAGCCCGGCTGGGAGTACCACGACCCGACCGTCGTCGACCCAGAGGTCGGCCGGATGGACACCCTGCCCACCTTCCGCCGCACCCTCCACGCCGCGGGTCTGGAGGAGCATGTGATCGCCCTGGTCGGCCGGTCGCCGCAGGCCGCGGCCGTCTGGCAGGCCCCGGTGGGACTGGTCTTCATCGACGGCGGGCACACCGACGAGCACGCCACCGCCGACTACGAGGGCTGGGCGCCGCACCTCGCGCCCGACGGGCTGCTGGTCATCCACGATGTCTTCGCGGACCCGGCGGACGGCGGCCAGGCCCCGTACCGCATCTATCGCAGGGCCCTGGAGTCCGGCGCCTTCACCGAGATCTCGTCCCACCGGTCGCTGCACGTACTGCGGCGCACCGGGACGGGCATCTGA
- a CDS encoding histidine kinase, translated as MAQTWEATVQHTERRTAGEKGPGGADDTEDSCRPGRPAGKPDNRKPDSGPGKYAFLPWLLMGMGAISNIIQGKTGNPWLAGLGLLAFNSFYISVVWASFNPRLRDSRRPLYALGILTAITFAIAIGFGGKWLLFFPLLSLASGTVRALRGKKLAIWLIALSGAAGFLAGWHDDDPWGSFGIGYGTFLSGMVTATVLSLFDAIQKLNATRQELARSAVEKERLRFSRDLHDLLGHTLSVVVVKAEAVRRLAPRDLDAALAQAADIEAVGRQALTEIREAVSGYREGGLTTELDRARSALEAAGIEPVVRQAGPPLPPQAGALLGWVVREGVTNTVRHSCATRCEIAVHADEERVRLTITDDGRGPLSSGTATGPGPARLRDRVPGRGGGYGDGDGGQEADGIPAADGTVSPSPTDDTGDTGNAGGPALPGRSGPVGGTGLTGLAERLAAAGGTLHSGPDGRHGFRVTAELPVGTDDRADAEESTR; from the coding sequence ATGGCGCAGACCTGGGAAGCGACAGTGCAGCACACAGAACGACGGACCGCGGGCGAGAAGGGCCCCGGCGGCGCGGACGACACCGAGGACTCCTGCCGGCCCGGACGGCCGGCCGGGAAGCCGGACAACAGGAAGCCCGACAGCGGGCCGGGCAAGTACGCCTTCCTGCCCTGGCTGCTGATGGGTATGGGCGCCATCTCCAACATCATCCAGGGCAAGACGGGCAACCCCTGGCTGGCCGGTCTCGGTCTGCTCGCCTTCAACTCCTTCTACATCAGCGTGGTCTGGGCCTCGTTCAACCCGCGGTTGCGTGACTCCCGCCGCCCCCTGTACGCCCTGGGGATACTGACCGCCATCACCTTCGCCATCGCGATCGGGTTCGGCGGCAAGTGGTTGCTGTTCTTCCCGCTGCTGTCGCTGGCCTCCGGCACGGTCCGTGCGCTGCGCGGCAAAAAGCTCGCCATCTGGCTGATCGCGCTCAGCGGGGCGGCCGGATTTCTGGCCGGCTGGCACGACGACGACCCGTGGGGCTCGTTCGGCATCGGTTACGGCACCTTCCTGTCCGGCATGGTGACGGCCACGGTCCTGAGCCTGTTCGACGCCATCCAGAAGCTGAACGCCACCCGCCAGGAACTGGCCCGCAGTGCCGTCGAGAAGGAGCGGCTGCGCTTCTCCCGCGATCTGCACGACCTGCTGGGGCACACCCTGTCCGTAGTGGTCGTCAAGGCCGAGGCGGTCCGCAGACTCGCACCCCGCGATCTGGACGCGGCGCTCGCCCAGGCCGCCGATATCGAGGCGGTCGGCCGGCAGGCACTGACCGAGATCCGCGAGGCGGTCAGCGGCTATCGCGAGGGCGGTCTGACCACCGAGCTGGACCGGGCCCGTTCAGCCCTGGAGGCGGCCGGTATCGAGCCCGTCGTACGGCAGGCCGGGCCGCCGCTGCCCCCGCAAGCCGGCGCCCTGCTGGGCTGGGTGGTCCGCGAGGGCGTCACCAACACCGTCCGGCACAGCTGCGCCACCCGCTGCGAGATCGCGGTGCACGCCGACGAGGAACGGGTACGGCTGACGATCACGGACGACGGCCGCGGCCCCCTGAGTTCCGGCACTGCCACGGGCCCCGGCCCGGCCCGGCTCCGCGACCGTGTCCCCGGCCGCGGCGGCGGCTACGGGGACGGGGACGGCGGCCAGGAGGCGGACGGCATACCCGCCGCGGACGGCACCGTCAGCCCGTCCCCTACGGACGACACCGGCGACACCGGCAACGCGGGCGGTCCGGCGCTGCCCGGCCGGTCGGGGCCGGTCGGCGGCACCGGGCTGACGGGACTGGCCGAGCGCCTGGCCGCGGCGGGCGGGACACTGCACAGCGGCCCCGACGGCCGGCACGGCTTCCGGGTCACGGCCGAACTCCCGGTCGGCACGGACGACAGGGCGGATGCGGAGGAGAGCACCAGGTGA
- a CDS encoding response regulator transcription factor — protein sequence MIKVLLAEDQGMMRGALALLLDLEADMQVVAQVAAGDRIVAAALDARPDIALLDIELPGRSGLDAAADLREQLPSCKVLIVTTFGRPGYLRRAMEAGASGFLVKDGPVEELAAAIRRVLAGERVIDPGLAAAALSAGPNPLTQREREVLTAAVDGATVADIAGRLHLSQATVRNYLSAAIGKTGTRNRMEAVRAARQNGWL from the coding sequence GTGATCAAGGTCCTGCTGGCGGAGGACCAGGGAATGATGCGGGGCGCGCTGGCGCTGCTGCTCGACCTGGAAGCGGATATGCAGGTCGTGGCGCAGGTCGCGGCGGGCGACCGGATCGTCGCCGCCGCCCTCGACGCCCGTCCCGATATCGCCCTCCTGGACATCGAACTCCCCGGCCGCAGCGGTCTGGACGCCGCGGCCGATCTGCGCGAACAACTGCCGTCGTGCAAAGTGCTGATAGTGACGACCTTCGGCCGCCCCGGCTATCTGCGCCGCGCCATGGAGGCGGGAGCGTCCGGTTTCCTGGTGAAGGACGGCCCCGTGGAGGAGCTGGCGGCGGCGATCCGCCGGGTGCTGGCCGGCGAGCGGGTCATCGACCCCGGCCTCGCCGCGGCGGCACTGAGCGCCGGACCCAATCCGCTGACCCAGCGGGAACGCGAGGTCCTGACCGCCGCCGTGGACGGCGCCACGGTCGCCGATATCGCCGGCCGGCTCCACCTCTCCCAGGCCACCGTCCGCAACTACCTCTCCGCGGCCATCGGCAAGACCGGCACCCGCAACCGCATGGAAGCGGTGCGTGCGGCGCGGCAGAACGGCTGGCTGTAG
- a CDS encoding DUF5336 domain-containing protein, which translates to MNIRSLTRGDGVVIGAAVLLFIASFLSATGGPECSGQLAKYCEAQDYSSINAWDSVSVLMSVYLAGVIGAAIIVVSRALPQQQARKVAGLDLGQFGVALTVFAAWTAFWTLIDAPSAGAGLIIGLIATLILAGGAIATPLLPPLKVALIGAPKPQAAAPYGAGPNPGYGYPGAQQQASQGYGYPGGQQQPQPGQPQGQQVPVDGTAGGPAGATAAAGAPADFAPFWFAVPVARPLYGEDGAPAPIAELAPGTWYLAVEQRGQALIAQTQDGRRGVLQDTTGIQRG; encoded by the coding sequence GTGAACATCCGCTCCCTCACTCGAGGCGACGGCGTGGTGATCGGAGCAGCGGTGTTGCTGTTCATCGCCTCGTTCCTCTCTGCCACCGGCGGCCCGGAGTGCTCCGGGCAGCTCGCCAAGTACTGCGAGGCCCAGGACTACAGCAGCATCAACGCCTGGGACTCGGTGTCCGTCCTGATGAGCGTGTACCTGGCCGGGGTGATCGGCGCGGCGATCATCGTCGTCAGCCGTGCGCTGCCGCAGCAGCAGGCGCGCAAGGTCGCCGGCCTCGACCTCGGCCAGTTCGGTGTCGCCCTCACCGTGTTCGCGGCATGGACGGCGTTCTGGACCCTCATCGACGCCCCGAGCGCCGGCGCGGGCCTGATCATCGGCCTGATCGCCACCCTGATCCTGGCCGGTGGCGCCATCGCCACGCCGCTCCTCCCGCCCCTCAAGGTCGCCCTGATCGGCGCCCCGAAGCCGCAGGCCGCCGCCCCGTACGGGGCGGGCCCCAACCCGGGTTACGGCTACCCCGGTGCGCAGCAGCAGGCGAGCCAGGGCTACGGCTACCCGGGCGGCCAGCAGCAGCCGCAGCCCGGCCAGCCCCAGGGCCAGCAGGTGCCGGTGGACGGCACGGCCGGCGGTCCGGCCGGAGCCACCGCGGCGGCCGGCGCCCCGGCGGACTTCGCGCCGTTCTGGTTCGCGGTGCCCGTCGCGCGCCCGCTGTACGGCGAGGACGGCGCCCCGGCGCCGATCGCCGAACTGGCGCCCGGCACCTGGTACCTGGCGGTGGAGCAGCGCGGCCAGGCCCTGATCGCGCAGACCCAGGACGGCCGGCGCGGCGTCCTGCAGGACACCACCGGTATCCAGCGCGGCTGA
- a CDS encoding lipid-transfer protein yields the protein MAGKAYIVGVGMTRFEKPETRDWQYWDMAKEAGGTALADAGIGYEAVEQLPVGYCYQASTAGQRAAYELGLTGIPVYNVNNNCATASTALMMARQFVESGLNDCVLALGFEKMKRGALGGGADAGDFSTSPVARHYGVMAAAHGFEMTPPTAQIFGNAAREHMERYGTTAEQLAAVGAKNHRHSAHNPNAQFQDVYTVEEILAAKTIHRPLTKLQCSPTSDGAAAAVVVSERFVREHGLADRAVEIVAQAMTTDTEESFASGSCIDVVGKPMSRAAARQVYAAAGLGIEDVDVIELHDCFSVNELLTYEALGMCADGESGKLVADGATTYGGRWVVNPSGGLISKGHPLGATGLAQAAELVWQLRGTAGERQVPGARVGLAHNIGLGGAAVVTLLRR from the coding sequence ATGGCTGGCAAGGCGTACATCGTCGGTGTCGGGATGACCCGGTTCGAGAAGCCCGAGACCCGTGACTGGCAGTACTGGGACATGGCGAAGGAGGCGGGCGGCACGGCGCTCGCGGACGCCGGGATCGGCTACGAGGCGGTCGAGCAGCTGCCGGTCGGTTACTGCTACCAGGCCTCGACGGCCGGCCAGCGCGCCGCCTACGAACTGGGCCTGACCGGCATCCCCGTCTACAACGTCAACAACAACTGCGCGACCGCCTCGACCGCGCTGATGATGGCCCGCCAGTTCGTCGAGTCCGGCCTCAACGACTGTGTCCTGGCGCTGGGCTTCGAGAAGATGAAGCGGGGCGCGCTGGGCGGCGGCGCGGACGCCGGGGACTTCAGCACCTCGCCGGTGGCGCGCCACTACGGAGTGATGGCCGCCGCCCACGGCTTCGAGATGACCCCGCCCACCGCCCAGATCTTCGGCAACGCGGCCCGCGAGCACATGGAGCGCTACGGCACCACCGCCGAACAGCTCGCCGCCGTCGGCGCCAAGAACCACCGCCACTCGGCCCACAACCCGAACGCCCAGTTCCAGGACGTCTACACGGTCGAGGAGATCCTCGCCGCCAAGACCATCCACCGGCCGCTGACCAAGCTGCAGTGCTCGCCGACCTCCGACGGCGCGGCCGCGGCGGTGGTCGTCTCCGAGCGCTTCGTGCGGGAACACGGCCTGGCCGACCGGGCGGTGGAGATCGTCGCGCAGGCCATGACGACGGACACCGAGGAGAGCTTCGCGTCCGGGTCATGCATCGATGTCGTCGGCAAACCGATGTCCCGTGCCGCCGCCCGGCAGGTGTATGCGGCTGCCGGTCTCGGCATCGAGGACGTGGACGTCATCGAGCTGCACGACTGCTTCTCGGTCAACGAGCTGCTGACCTATGAGGCGTTGGGCATGTGCGCGGACGGGGAGTCGGGGAAGCTGGTCGCCGACGGCGCCACGACCTACGGCGGCCGCTGGGTGGTCAACCCCTCCGGCGGCCTGATCTCCAAGGGGCATCCGCTGGGCGCGACGGGGCTGGCGCAGGCCGCCGAGCTGGTCTGGCAGCTGCGCGGCACCGCGGGCGAACGTCAGGTCCCCGGCGCCCGGGTGGGCCTGGCACACAACATCGGCCTGGGCGGCGCCGCGGTGGTGACGCTGCTGCGCAGGTGA